In Streptomyces sp. P3, one DNA window encodes the following:
- a CDS encoding cold-shock protein, translating to MATGTVKWFNAEKGFGFIEQDGGGADVFAHYSNISAQGFRELLEGQKVSFDIAQGQKGPTAENIVIA from the coding sequence ACTGGCACCGTGAAGTGGTTCAACGCCGAAAAGGGCTTCGGCTTCATCGAGCAGGACGGCGGCGGCGCCGACGTCTTCGCCCACTACTCCAACATCTCTGCCCAGGGCTTCCGTGAGCTGCTCGAGGGCCAGAAGGTGTCGTTCGACATCGCGCAGGGCCAGAAGGGCCCGACGGCCGAGAACATCGTCATCGCCTGA